The following nucleotide sequence is from Austwickia chelonae.
TGCCTCATCCTGCTGCCCCGCGTCGGTGCCTCCCCCGCCGTCTTCGCGATGCTCGCCGCGATCATCTACACCTGCTACGGCGGCAGCTTCGGCGCGCTGCCCTCCACCGCAGGCAAGTTCTTCGGCGTGCGCAATGCCGGTGGCATCTACGGGCTGATGCTGGTCGGTTGGTCCATCGGCGGAGTCAGCGGACCGCTGTTGACCTCCGCACTACTGGGTAACGGTGATCAGAAGAACTACCTGCTGGCCTACACCGTCATCGGAACGATCGCTCTCGTCGGATCGCTGATCCCGATGATCACCAAGCCGCCGCGTCCCAAGTCCGTGGCAGCCGAACCCAAGACCCAGGAGACCACCTCCGTCTGAACCACGGCAGAACGAGCACAGAAGGGGCGGGCAGCCGGGAAGCTGCCCGCCCTTCCTCGTCCCCATCCCCGGTCAGCGGCGTACCCGCACCGTCGCGCCCCCATCAGCCGGAACGACCTGGCCGATCACCGGGCACCCCGGGATCTCCCCGACCACCAGCAGTCCACCAGAGGTCTGCGCATCGGCCAACACCAGCAGATCCTCCTCGTCAACCCCCGACCCCACCTCCAGCTGAGGCCGAACCCAATCCAGATTGCGCCGGGAACCACCCGGGACGAAACCGTCCCGGAAAGCCTCCCGGGCCCCGGCCAGCACCGGAACCGCCGAAGCCTCCAGTTCGGCCACCGTCCCCGAGGCCCGCATCATCTTGAACAAATGACCGAGCAGCCCGAAACCCGTGACATCGGTGCAGGCCTGCACCCCGGCCGTCAACGCTGCTTCGGAAGCCGTGGCATTCAGCGTGGTCATCGACGCCACCGCCTGTGGGAAGCTCTCCCCGGTCGCCTTGTGCCGGTTGTTCAGCAGGCCGACCCCCACCGGTTTCGTCAACGTCAACGGCAGCCCCGGCCGGGCCGCATCATTGCGCAGAAGCCGAGCCGGATCGGCGACCCCGGTCACCGCCATGCCGTACAGAGGCTCCGGCGCCGAGATCGAATGACCTCCGGCGAGGGGACACCCTGCCTGCGCCGCGACGTCCAGCCCTCCCCGGAGCACCTCACGTAACAGGTCGTCCGGCAGCAGATCCACCGGCCACCCCACCAGGTTGATCGCCGCGATCGGCCGACCACCCATCGCATAGACATCGGAGAGCGCATTCGCCGCAGCCACCCGCCCCCAGTCGTACGGATCGTCGACCATCGGCGTGAAGAAATCCGCCGTGGACAGGATCGCCCTGTCCGCCCCGTCCGGTCCCGCGGCCAGGCGCACCGCACATGCGTCGTCCCCGTCATCGAGACCGACGATCAGATCCGGGTGCGACACCCCTTGCAAACCGGCCACCAAGGCTTCCAGCTGACCGGCCGGAAGCTTGCACGCGCACCCACCCCCAGCGGCATATCTCGTCAATCGAACATCGTTGTCCACGACGCCGACCTTAGCCATCAACAGCACTTCCACCGGGGCAGATCGTCCCGAACCGGGCGAAGACGCCCTGCGTCGGAGGCACAATCCACCGCGAACCGGGACTGAAGGCCGTATTGGCGCACCCGGTCGACGGATACAGTGGAAACGCTGGTTCTCCCAGCCCCGGTTGGGAGGTGTAGAGGTATCCGGTCCCCGGAGACCGCCAGTGCGCCACGCGACGTGGCGCGCCCGTGTTCACCGCCTTCACAGGCAGGTGCCGCCGAGACGGCCCGGTCCGCGGCCGGGACGCCCCGACGGCATCCGCTGCGGAGGCACGATTCGGGGAGGACCCGCTTCGTGATGCCCGTTCCCAACTGGACCACCGGAGCGTTGCCGCGCCCCGGATGGCACGACATGGGCGATCCTGCCTGCGTCGACGATCATGCGCACCCTTCACACCATTCAAGGACAGCCATGCCCGACAACCCCATCGTGGGTCCGCTGTCCTGTGCTCCCTCCGGAAAGGAGGCCCGCCCATGACCTCCGTCGACGAGACATTCCTCCCCCTCGCGGACGGATTCGACACGCTCAGCCACGACCAGTGGCAGGGCCTGGTCGCCAAGGTCCTCAACCGTGGACGCCCCGAGGACAAACGCCTCGACGGGGCCACGGCCGAAGCCAAGCTGCACACCACCACCGTGGACGGCATCGGCATCCCCTGCCTGTACGAAGCAGGTGACGCCCCCCTTGCCCTCGGCCATCCCGGAGTGATGCCCTTCACCCGAGGTAGCGGATACCGGCCGGCCGACGTGCCCTGGGGAGTCCGCTCCCTGCACGACGACCCCGACTCCGCGATCACCCGCAAAGCCGTCATGACCGACCTCGAGCGCGGAGCGACCTCCCTGTGGTTCGAGATCGGTGAGCATGCCGTGCACGCCGAAGACCTCGGCACCGTCCTCGAAGACGTCCTGCTCGACCTGGCACCCGTCTGTGTGACCAGCGCCACCGATCAGGAAGCCGCCGCCCAGACCCTGCGCGACGTCTGGCGCCAACGTGGCCTGGTCACCCGTCAGGCCCGCGGCAACCTCGGGCTCGACCCGCTCGGTGCCGCCGCCCGCACCGGGGAAGAACCCCGCACGGAGGGCATGGTCGCCGCGGTCCGCGACTGCCTCGCCGACTACCCGCAGGTACGGGCCATCTCGGTGGACATGCGGCCGTACCATGACGCCGGAGCCGGAGACGTCGACGAGATCGCCTTCGCCGTCGCCACCGGAGTCGACTACCTGCGTATTCTCGCCGACGCCGGGATCAGCCCGGCCGAATCCTTCTCACAGATCGAGTTCCGGCTCAATGCGACCGCCGACGAATTCCTCACCATCGCCAAGATGCGCGCGCTGCGTCGGGCCTGGGCCCGGGTGGGCGAGGAGTGCGGAGTCCCGGAGAAGGAACGCGGTGCCCGTCTGCACGTGGTCACCTCCTGGCGGATGATGAGCCGGGACGATCCGTACGTCAATATGCTGCGCACCACGATGGCCTGCTTCGGCGCCGCCGTCGGTGCTGCCGAAGCCATCACCGTGCTTCCCTTCGACACCGTGGCCGGGCTGCCCGACGAGTTCAGCCGCCGTGTCGCCCGCAACACCCAGGTCCTGCTCGCCGAGGAGAGCAATGTCGGCCGGGTCCTCGACCCCGCCGGTGGCAGCTGGTACGTGGAACAGCTCACCGATGAGATGAGCCAGAGCGCATGGGCCGCTTTCCAGGAGGTCGAGGCCGCAGGCGGGATGACCCGCGCCCTGGCCGACCTGCTGGTGCGTGACCGTATCGGTGCCACCGTCGCCGAGCGGGCCAAGCGGCTCGCGAAGCGTCAGCTCCCGCTCACCGGGGTCAGCATGTTCCCCCAGGTGGCGGAAAAACCGCTGGAACGTCGGCCTCGCCCTGCGGTTCCGGCCTCGTCCGGGGGTCTCGAGCCGCACCGGGACTCGGAGGTCTTCGAGGCCCTGCGCGACCGCTCCCTGGCCCATGAGCAGGAAACAGGGTCGGCTCCGCCGGTCTTCCTGGCCTGTTTGGGTGCCCGCCGTGACTTCGGCGCCCGGGAGACCTTCACCAGCGCACTGCTCGCCGTGGGCGGTCTGGCCACTCCGCGTAGCGAAGGCGGTACCCCGGAGGAGATCGCCGCGCAGGCGAAGGAACTCGGTGCACGGGTGGCGGTGCTCTGCTCCTCTGCCGACCGTTATGCCGAGCAAGGCGTCGCCGTGGCGAAGGCCCTGCGTGACGTCGGCGTGGACAAGATCTACATCGCAGGTCGTCCCGGCGAACTCGGCGAAGGTGCCGACACCGTCGACGACTCGATCTTCGCCGGTATGGATGTGGTGACTGCGTTGTCGTCGATCCTCGACCTCATCGGAGCACCGGCCACTGCCTCCGCCGATGCGACCCGGAAGGACCGCTGATGAGTACCATTCCCCGTTTCGACGGCATCGACCTGGGTGCAGGTCGTCCGGCTGAGGACTCGGCCGAACGCTGGCAGTCGCTGGTGTCCTCCAATGCGTCGTACAGCGCGGGCTGGCAGACGCCGGAGCAGATCCTGGTGCCGCCGCTGTACACCGAAGCCGACACCGCCCAGCTCGACTTCCTGCACACCGTGCCAGGCGCTCCGCCTTTCCTGCGCGGGCCGTACGCCACCATGTACGCCAACCAGCCGTGGACGATCCGCCAGTACGCCGGGTTCTCCACTGCGGAGGAGTCCAACGCCTTCTACCGGCGTAACCTCGCCGCGGGCCAGAAGGGTCTGTCGGTCGCCTTCGACCTGGCGACCCACCGTGGTTACGACTCCGACCACCCGCGCGTCGAAGGCGACGTGGGTATGGCCGGGGTGGCCATCGATTCGATCTACGACATGCGCACCCTGTTCGACGGCATCCCGTTGGACAAGATGAGTGTGTCAATGACGATGAACGGCGCCGTGCTGCCCGTGCTGGCGCTGTACGTCATCGCTGCCGAGGAGCAGGGTGTCACCCCTGCGCAGCTGTCCGGAACCATCCAGAACGACATCCTCAAGGAGTTCATGGTCCGGAACACGTACATCTACCCGCCGGCGCCGTCGATGCGGATCATCTCCGACATCTTCGCGTTCACCTCGCAGAACATGCCGCGGTTCAACTCGATCTCGATCTCCGGCTATCACATGCAGGAGGCCGGGGCCACTGCCGACCTGGAGCTGGCGTACACCCTCGCCGACGGTGTCGAGTACATCCGGGCCGGACGCGCGGTCGGCCTGGACGTCGACGCCTTCGCGCCGCGGCTGTCCTTCTTCTGGGCGATCGGGATGAACTTCTTCATGGAGGTCGCCAAGATGCGTGCGGCCCGGCTCCTCTGGGCCAGGCTGGTGCGCCAGTTCGACCCGAAGAACGACAAGTCGATGTCGCTGCGCACACACAGCCAGACCTCCGGGTGGTCCTTGACCGCGCAGGACGTCTTCAACAACGTGGTGCGTACCTGCATCGAGGCGATGGCCGCGACCCAGGGGCACACCCAGTCTTTGCACACCAACGCCCTCGACGAGGCCATCGCCCTGCCGACCGACTTCTCCGCCCGGATCGCGCGGAACACCCAGCTGTTCATCCAGCAGGAGTCGGGCACCTGCCGAGTCATCGACCCGTGGGGTGGCAGCGCCTATGTGGAGAAGCTGACCTACGACCTGGCGCGGCGCGCCTGGGCGCACATCGAAGAGGTCGAGGCGGCCGGCGGTATGGCCAAGGCCATCGAAGCCGGTATTCCGAAACTGCGTATCGAAGAAGCGGCCGCTCGCACCCAGGCCCGGATCGACGCCGGACGGCAGCCGGTCATCGGAGTCAACAAGTACCTGGTCGAGGGCGAGGAGCCCATCGAGGTCCTCAAGGTCGACAATGCGTCGGTGCGGGCCAGCCAGATCGAGAAGCTGCGTCGTCTCCGCGAAGAACGGGACGAGGACGAGACCCGCGCCGCTCTGGAGAAGCTGGCCAATGCGGCTGCGGACAGCAGCGGTTCGGCCGGTGGCGGCGCGAACCTGCTCGCGCTGACCATCGACGCGGCCCGAGCCAAGGCCACCGTCGGCGAGATGTCCTCCGCTCTGGAGAAGCAGTTCGGTCGGTACACCGCGCAGATCCGCACCATCAGCGGCGTCTACCGGAAGGAGGCCGGCGGGGTGGAATCCGTCGCCCGCGCGCAGGAACTGGTCGCCGCCTTCGAGAAGGCCGAAGGCCGTCGCCCACGTATCCTCGTCGCCAAGATGGGACAGGACGGCCACGACCGAGGGCAGAAGGTGATCTCCACCGCCTTCGCCGACCTCGGCTTCGACGTCGACGTGGGCCCGCTCTTCCAGACCCCCGCCGAGGTCGCTCGGCAGGCTCTGGAGGCCGACGTCCACGTCGTGGGCGTCTCCTCCCTGGCCGCCGGACATCTCACGCTCGTGCCTGCGCTGCGACGTGAGCTGGACTCCGCGGGTCTGGACGACATGATGATCGTGGTCGGCGGGGTCATCCCCTCGCAGGACTTCGACGAGCTGCGCGCAGCCGGTGCCGACGACATCTACCCGCCCGGAACGGTCATCACCGAAGCCGCGGCCGGTCTGCTGGAAAAGCTGCTCACGCGGCTCGGCGCCGACATCCCCGCCCGATCCGCTGCTGCTGCGCAGGGTGAGGAGACGCATGGCTGAGCCGTACGACGCCGTACGGGCCGCTGAACGGGTCAGGTCGGGGCGCCGGTTGGACGTGGCGAGGGCCATCACCCTCGTCGAGTCCTCCCGCCCCGACCACCGGGCACAGGCCCGGGAATTACTCCGCGAGCTCACCCCACACACCGGTGCGGCGATGCGGGTGGGCATCTCGGGTGTACCAGGAGCCGGTAAGTCGACCTTCATCGACGCCCTGGGCACCCGCCTCATCGAAGCGGGTCATCGGGTCGCCGTGGTCGCCGTCGACCCCAGCAGTTCCCGCACCGGCGGCAGCATCCTGGGTGACCGGACCCGGATGGCCCAACTCTCTGCCAGCGACGACGCCTTCGTGCGCCCGTCACCGTCGGGTGGGCACCTGGGCGGCGTCGCCCGGGCAACCCGGGAGTCGATGGTCGTGCTCGAAGCCGCCGGGTACGACGTGGTCCTCGTGGAGACCGTCGGCGTGGGCCAGTCAGAAGTGGCCGTCGCCGAAATGGTCGACACCTTCCTCATGTTGGCGCTGGCCCGCAGCGGCGACCAGCTCCAGGGCATCAAGCGAGGCATCCTCGAACGTGTCGACGTCATCGCGGTCAACAAGGCCGACGGCGACAACGAGGGCGAGGCCCGGGTGTGTGCCCGTGAGCTGCGCGGCGCGATGCGCCTGATGGCCGGCGATTCGGCCTCCGCGCCGGAGGTGCTGACCTGCAGTGCGCGCACAGGTGCCGGGCTGGACGAGGTGTGGTCCGCGGTAACGGCCCACCGGGACCGGCTCGATCAGGAAGGCTCCCTGCAGGAGCGGCGCGCCGAACAGCAGCGTTCCTGGTTGTGGGCACTCACGGAGACCGAAGCCCTGGACAGCCTGCACCATTCGCCTCAGGTGCTCGCAGTGCGGGAGAACATCGAACACCAGGTGATGACCGGCCGGATGGCCGCCCCCGAGGGCAGCCGCACCCTGTTGGAGGCCTTCGTCGCCGGGATGCTCGCCGCCCAGGAACAGACGGCGAACGAACCTTCCTCGGCAGGAAACCCACGCTGAGTCGGCCGACATCAGGCTGAGCGTTACGACCGCCAGGGGCGGGCACCCGGACATCGGGCGGCCCGCCCCTGGCGCGTCCGGTGCGCGCTCGTCCTCCCTCGGACCAGCCCAGGTTGTTCCTGCGCCCGGTTCCGGTCAGGCTGGGAACGAACATCGGGGCGAGCTGCCCCGGACGACCGCATCCCCGACCGAGTCCGCAGCGAGGTCCCTGTGTCCACCGATCTGCCCACCGAAGACCGGGCCTTCTCCCCCGGCACCCTCCGGAGGAGCCCCGGAGTCGACGAGACCGTCGACGCCGTCGTCATCGGGGCCGGCCATCACGGTCTGGTCACCGCAGCCGTCCTGGCCGACGCAGGCTGGGACGTCCTCGTCCTGGAGGCACGGCCCACCGTCGGCGGTGCGGTGAATTCCGTCGTCCGGGGAGGGTGGACGACGGACGAGTTCAGCGCCTGTCATCCGCTGGCATTGGCCTCCCCCGTCCTGCGCGCGCTGGAGCTGGAGAATCACGGGCTGCGCTGGGCCAGGGCCCGCGTCCAGGTCGCACATCTGTCCCGTCCGCAGGAAAGCGACGTCCCGGCGATCTGTCGTCAGGCCGCCGATACGGCTGAGATCCTGGGCCAGGACGATCCTCGGGATGCTCGGACCTGGCTGCGCTTGGCGGAGCAGTACGACGCGGTGAAGGGGCCTTTCCTGGAGGCTTTGCTCACTGCCTGGCCACCGGTGAGCGCGACCCGGCGTCTGGTCTCCGCGGTCGGGGCCCGGCATATGCCGGATTTCGTCCGTTTCATGATGTTGCCCAGTTCGCGGATGGGTGAGGAGCTCTTCCGGGGGAAAGCTGCTCGGGACCTCTTGGCCGGCAATGCGATGCATGCCGATGTACCGCCGACCGCGCCGGTCAGTGGCGTCTTCGGCTGGTTGATGGCCATGTTGGCCCAGGACGTGGGTTTCCCTTCGCCGGTGGGTGGCACCGGGGAATTGGCCCGGGCCTTGGCGCACCGTGCGCAGGCCGCCGGGGCCCGGGTGGACACGGGTTCTGCGGTGACCCGGGTCGTCGTGCGCGGCCGTCGGGTCCATGGGGTGGAGGTCGCCGACGGTCGACGGATCGTTGTTCGCCGTGCGGTGGTCGCCGATACCAGCGCACAGGCCTTGTACGGTCGGCTGCTCGATCCGGAAGTGGTCCCGGCCGGGGTCCGTACCCGGTTGACGAACTTCTTGTGGGATCTGCCGACGGTGAAGCTCAACTACCGGTTGTCCGGGCCGGTGCCGTGGACCGCCGGGCAGGCTCGTGGCGCGGGTGTGGTGCATGTCGGGCTCGACGCTCCGGGGATGGTCCGCTGGACCTCCCAGTTGGAGACCGGTGTCCTCCCCGAGGAGCCTTTCGCCCTGGTCGGGCAGATGACCAGCATCGATTCTTCACGTTCCCCGTCCGGAACGGAGACGCTCTGGTTGTACACCCATCTGCCGCGAGGGATGACCCATGAGGGCGCGGTCCGGCAGGTGGTGCAGTCGAGCGAACGCATGATGGACCGGTTCGCGCCCGACTGGCGTGACCTGATCGTGGATCGTTGGGAGCAGACCCCGTCGGGGATGGAGGCGGCGGATGCGAACCTGGGCGAGGGCGCGGTCGGTGGCGGGACGCAGCAGCTCTTTCAGCAAGCACTCTGGCGGCCGTTCACCGGTGCGGGCGGCCCGCGGACACATGTCGGGGGGCTCTATCTGGGCAGTGCGGCCGTCCATCCTGGTGGTGGGGTGCATGGGGCGTGCGGTTACCTGGCTGCCCGGGCTGCATTGACGGATTCCGGCCCGGTCGGACGGCGGATCGACGGCCTGCGCGTGTCCGCGCTGCGTCGGTGGTATGCCGATCCTGCGCCGATCTGGGCCGGTCTGCACGACTGAGGCCGTTCCCGTCGTCTGGTGGGGTCCGGTCTTCAGGAACGGGGGATGGCTTCGTCCGGTCCCACCTGTTTCACGGTGCATTCC
It contains:
- the selD gene encoding selenide, water dikinase SelD; translation: MAKVGVVDNDVRLTRYAAGGGCACKLPAGQLEALVAGLQGVSHPDLIVGLDDGDDACAVRLAAGPDGADRAILSTADFFTPMVDDPYDWGRVAAANALSDVYAMGGRPIAAINLVGWPVDLLPDDLLREVLRGGLDVAAQAGCPLAGGHSISAPEPLYGMAVTGVADPARLLRNDAARPGLPLTLTKPVGVGLLNNRHKATGESFPQAVASMTTLNATASEAALTAGVQACTDVTGFGLLGHLFKMMRASGTVAELEASAVPVLAGAREAFRDGFVPGGSRRNLDWVRPQLEVGSGVDEEDLLVLADAQTSGGLLVVGEIPGCPVIGQVVPADGGATVRVRR
- the mutA gene encoding methylmalonyl-CoA mutase small subunit, translated to MTSVDETFLPLADGFDTLSHDQWQGLVAKVLNRGRPEDKRLDGATAEAKLHTTTVDGIGIPCLYEAGDAPLALGHPGVMPFTRGSGYRPADVPWGVRSLHDDPDSAITRKAVMTDLERGATSLWFEIGEHAVHAEDLGTVLEDVLLDLAPVCVTSATDQEAAAQTLRDVWRQRGLVTRQARGNLGLDPLGAAARTGEEPRTEGMVAAVRDCLADYPQVRAISVDMRPYHDAGAGDVDEIAFAVATGVDYLRILADAGISPAESFSQIEFRLNATADEFLTIAKMRALRRAWARVGEECGVPEKERGARLHVVTSWRMMSRDDPYVNMLRTTMACFGAAVGAAEAITVLPFDTVAGLPDEFSRRVARNTQVLLAEESNVGRVLDPAGGSWYVEQLTDEMSQSAWAAFQEVEAAGGMTRALADLLVRDRIGATVAERAKRLAKRQLPLTGVSMFPQVAEKPLERRPRPAVPASSGGLEPHRDSEVFEALRDRSLAHEQETGSAPPVFLACLGARRDFGARETFTSALLAVGGLATPRSEGGTPEEIAAQAKELGARVAVLCSSADRYAEQGVAVAKALRDVGVDKIYIAGRPGELGEGADTVDDSIFAGMDVVTALSSILDLIGAPATASADATRKDR
- the scpA gene encoding methylmalonyl-CoA mutase, giving the protein MSTIPRFDGIDLGAGRPAEDSAERWQSLVSSNASYSAGWQTPEQILVPPLYTEADTAQLDFLHTVPGAPPFLRGPYATMYANQPWTIRQYAGFSTAEESNAFYRRNLAAGQKGLSVAFDLATHRGYDSDHPRVEGDVGMAGVAIDSIYDMRTLFDGIPLDKMSVSMTMNGAVLPVLALYVIAAEEQGVTPAQLSGTIQNDILKEFMVRNTYIYPPAPSMRIISDIFAFTSQNMPRFNSISISGYHMQEAGATADLELAYTLADGVEYIRAGRAVGLDVDAFAPRLSFFWAIGMNFFMEVAKMRAARLLWARLVRQFDPKNDKSMSLRTHSQTSGWSLTAQDVFNNVVRTCIEAMAATQGHTQSLHTNALDEAIALPTDFSARIARNTQLFIQQESGTCRVIDPWGGSAYVEKLTYDLARRAWAHIEEVEAAGGMAKAIEAGIPKLRIEEAAARTQARIDAGRQPVIGVNKYLVEGEEPIEVLKVDNASVRASQIEKLRRLREERDEDETRAALEKLANAAADSSGSAGGGANLLALTIDAARAKATVGEMSSALEKQFGRYTAQIRTISGVYRKEAGGVESVARAQELVAAFEKAEGRRPRILVAKMGQDGHDRGQKVISTAFADLGFDVDVGPLFQTPAEVARQALEADVHVVGVSSLAAGHLTLVPALRRELDSAGLDDMMIVVGGVIPSQDFDELRAAGADDIYPPGTVITEAAAGLLEKLLTRLGADIPARSAAAAQGEETHG
- the meaB gene encoding methylmalonyl Co-A mutase-associated GTPase MeaB encodes the protein MAEPYDAVRAAERVRSGRRLDVARAITLVESSRPDHRAQARELLRELTPHTGAAMRVGISGVPGAGKSTFIDALGTRLIEAGHRVAVVAVDPSSSRTGGSILGDRTRMAQLSASDDAFVRPSPSGGHLGGVARATRESMVVLEAAGYDVVLVETVGVGQSEVAVAEMVDTFLMLALARSGDQLQGIKRGILERVDVIAVNKADGDNEGEARVCARELRGAMRLMAGDSASAPEVLTCSARTGAGLDEVWSAVTAHRDRLDQEGSLQERRAEQQRSWLWALTETEALDSLHHSPQVLAVRENIEHQVMTGRMAAPEGSRTLLEAFVAGMLAAQEQTANEPSSAGNPR
- a CDS encoding phytoene desaturase family protein; the encoded protein is MSTDLPTEDRAFSPGTLRRSPGVDETVDAVVIGAGHHGLVTAAVLADAGWDVLVLEARPTVGGAVNSVVRGGWTTDEFSACHPLALASPVLRALELENHGLRWARARVQVAHLSRPQESDVPAICRQAADTAEILGQDDPRDARTWLRLAEQYDAVKGPFLEALLTAWPPVSATRRLVSAVGARHMPDFVRFMMLPSSRMGEELFRGKAARDLLAGNAMHADVPPTAPVSGVFGWLMAMLAQDVGFPSPVGGTGELARALAHRAQAAGARVDTGSAVTRVVVRGRRVHGVEVADGRRIVVRRAVVADTSAQALYGRLLDPEVVPAGVRTRLTNFLWDLPTVKLNYRLSGPVPWTAGQARGAGVVHVGLDAPGMVRWTSQLETGVLPEEPFALVGQMTSIDSSRSPSGTETLWLYTHLPRGMTHEGAVRQVVQSSERMMDRFAPDWRDLIVDRWEQTPSGMEAADANLGEGAVGGGTQQLFQQALWRPFTGAGGPRTHVGGLYLGSAAVHPGGGVHGACGYLAARAALTDSGPVGRRIDGLRVSALRRWYADPAPIWAGLHD